The following proteins come from a genomic window of Aquimarina sp. MAR_2010_214:
- a CDS encoding sensor histidine kinase — translation MSKILILILFTFLSLEDSFSQKDNTLRKAIFHLDNYQLKELENSINEIQSTKIKSLINWQFSFLENGNPKILDLKTLTNKIPEIEVLLNITKGDQEFLKSQNNDTISYKYYLNALNTSLKNKDSLLICFSTKKILWSIYYNRKIQNLYPRYLKILNQYAYNKNEKALFHFFNITEKTGRLKKEHIFEYKNILSIAQKSKNPFIEAKIYQMIGIQYSYFKEEKDSAKIYYKKAYEVIKKNPYAYAKNETFGIYTNTGILYNSKGRSNIANQYFHQALKVPLTGKSFLKKAKLSSLLSENYRLLKEYDSAFFYNHLSRKYYDSLKEYQNAIALNDIEIKYETAEKEKEIVQLLNTNLKTEASRVQNRNLLIGSLSLILVGSIFVFLIYKNTKRKQRIAEQEREIQIQKTEKLLKEQELTAIDAMISGQEKERQRLANELHDNLGSTLATVKLHFQHLQRNKDNPKVEQVEELYTKTNALLDEAYQKVRTIAHEKNSGVMANQGLLPAIKNLAKQVSNGDGLHIEVQDYGLEERLDNALEISIFRMIQELITNTIKHAEASETHISLTNHDSLLNIIIEDNGKGFDAKILPKKEGMGLRNIEKRVEHLEGTFEIDSTIGIGTNIIINIPI, via the coding sequence ATGAGTAAAATCTTAATACTAATCTTATTCACATTTCTTTCTTTAGAAGACAGCTTTTCACAAAAAGATAATACTTTAAGAAAAGCTATCTTCCATTTGGACAATTATCAATTGAAAGAACTTGAAAATAGTATCAATGAAATTCAAAGCACCAAGATTAAATCTTTAATTAATTGGCAATTTTCCTTTTTAGAAAATGGAAATCCAAAAATTTTAGATTTGAAAACTTTAACAAACAAGATTCCTGAAATTGAAGTCTTACTAAATATTACAAAAGGAGATCAAGAATTTCTTAAAAGTCAAAATAATGATACCATTTCCTATAAATACTATTTAAATGCTCTAAATACTTCGCTAAAAAATAAAGATTCCTTATTAATCTGTTTTTCTACAAAGAAAATACTATGGTCTATTTACTATAATAGAAAAATACAAAACCTATATCCTAGATATCTAAAAATCTTAAATCAATACGCTTATAACAAAAATGAAAAAGCATTATTTCATTTTTTTAATATTACTGAGAAAACTGGTAGACTTAAAAAAGAGCATATTTTTGAATACAAAAACATACTCTCGATCGCTCAAAAAAGCAAAAATCCCTTTATAGAAGCCAAAATATATCAAATGATTGGTATTCAATACTCTTATTTTAAAGAAGAGAAAGATAGTGCCAAAATATACTACAAAAAGGCTTATGAGGTTATCAAAAAAAATCCCTATGCATATGCAAAAAACGAAACTTTTGGCATATATACTAATACAGGTATATTATATAATAGCAAAGGGAGGTCTAATATTGCTAATCAATATTTTCATCAAGCCTTAAAAGTACCTCTGACCGGAAAAAGTTTTTTAAAAAAAGCAAAACTATCATCTTTACTATCTGAAAATTATAGATTACTTAAAGAGTACGATAGTGCTTTTTTTTATAATCATTTGTCTAGGAAATATTATGATTCTTTAAAAGAGTATCAAAATGCAATAGCCTTAAACGATATAGAGATAAAGTATGAAACAGCAGAAAAAGAAAAAGAAATAGTTCAACTTTTAAATACTAATCTTAAAACCGAAGCCAGCCGAGTACAAAACAGAAACCTACTAATCGGCTCACTCTCTCTTATCTTAGTTGGCTCAATATTCGTATTCCTTATCTACAAAAACACCAAACGCAAACAACGTATCGCAGAGCAAGAGCGAGAAATACAGATTCAAAAAACAGAAAAACTACTTAAAGAGCAAGAGCTTACCGCTATCGATGCAATGATTTCTGGACAAGAAAAAGAACGGCAACGTCTCGCTAACGAACTGCATGATAATCTAGGAAGTACACTAGCTACGGTTAAACTTCATTTTCAGCATTTACAACGTAATAAGGACAATCCAAAAGTTGAACAAGTAGAAGAATTATATACCAAAACGAATGCACTATTAGATGAAGCCTACCAAAAAGTACGTACTATCGCTCATGAAAAAAATAGTGGGGTTATGGCCAATCAAGGGTTGCTTCCTGCTATAAAAAACTTAGCTAAGCAAGTATCTAATGGAGATGGCTTGCATATCGAAGTACAAGATTATGGGCTAGAGGAGCGATTGGACAATGCTTTAGAAATATCAATCTTTAGGATGATACAGGAGCTAATCACCAATACTATTAAACATGCCGAAGCTTCAGAAACCCATATTTCTTTAACCAATCATGACTCTCTTTTAAATATCATCATAGAGGATAATGGTAAAGGTTTTGACGCCAAAATATTACCCAAAAAAGAGGGAATGGGATTAAGAAACATCGAAAAACGAGTAGAACATCTCGAAGGTACTTTCGAAATTGATTCTACTATAGGAATAGGAACTAACATCATTATAAATATACCCATATGA
- a CDS encoding dihydrofolate reductase: MRIVKYLFFIAIISLMIACKKDPSVKDQIDQQEEKQEVAEEKFDYVVEQFADLKILRYQIPGWDNLSLKEQKLVFYLTQAGLSGRDIMWDQNYRHNLTIRKALEKVYTSYEGNKDDANWKAFETYLKRVWFSNGIHHHYSNDKIKPEFNQDYFSSLLAATGTEVSKEVYNVIFNDQDAKKVNQAKGVDNVALSAVNFYGPGVTNTDVTSFYSKMKSPNTKKPLSFGLNSQLVKENGELKERVYKSGGLYGAAIDEIIKWLEKAKDVAENKAQGDALGLLIEYYKTGSLQTWDDYNVAWTAATEGNIDYINSFIEVYNDPLGYRGSYETIIQIKDFDMSKKMSVLSENAQWFEDSSPLMEEHKKKNVVGVSYKVVAVAGEAGDASPSTPIGVNLPNANWIRAAVGSKSVSLGNIIGAYNNAGGSGRLKEFVHDDEEFELEEKYGQLADKLHTALHEVVGHASGQLNPGVGETKETLKNYASTMEEGRADLVGLYYLMDPKLQELGLVEDWEKTGKAAYDGYIRNGLMTQLIRLNLGDDVEEAHMRNRQWVSGWAFEQGKKDNVIEKVTREGKTYYNINDYKKLHDIFGQLLKETQRIKSEGDYKAAEALVEGYGVKVDQAIHAEVLKRNEQFTSAPYSGFVNPVLVPEMDENGEITKINVTQPEGFVTQMLEYSKSYNFLPEVN, encoded by the coding sequence ATGAGAATAGTGAAATATTTATTTTTTATAGCGATCATCAGTTTAATGATCGCATGTAAAAAGGATCCAAGTGTTAAGGATCAGATTGACCAACAAGAAGAAAAACAGGAGGTAGCAGAGGAAAAGTTTGATTATGTTGTAGAGCAATTTGCAGATCTTAAAATTTTAAGATATCAAATACCAGGTTGGGATAATCTTTCTTTGAAAGAACAAAAATTAGTATTTTATCTTACACAGGCAGGATTAAGTGGAAGAGATATCATGTGGGATCAAAATTACCGTCATAATCTTACTATCCGAAAAGCATTAGAAAAAGTTTACACTTCTTATGAAGGAAATAAAGACGACGCAAACTGGAAAGCTTTTGAAACTTATCTAAAACGAGTTTGGTTCTCTAATGGGATTCATCATCACTATAGCAATGATAAGATCAAACCAGAGTTTAACCAAGATTATTTTAGCTCTCTTCTTGCCGCTACAGGTACCGAAGTGTCTAAAGAAGTATATAATGTGATTTTTAATGATCAAGATGCTAAAAAAGTAAATCAAGCAAAAGGAGTTGACAATGTAGCACTATCTGCGGTTAACTTTTATGGTCCTGGAGTTACTAACACTGATGTTACATCATTTTATAGTAAAATGAAATCTCCAAATACAAAGAAGCCTTTGTCCTTTGGTTTAAACTCTCAATTGGTAAAAGAAAATGGAGAATTAAAGGAGCGAGTATATAAATCAGGAGGATTATATGGAGCTGCAATCGATGAAATTATCAAGTGGTTAGAAAAAGCAAAAGATGTAGCAGAAAATAAAGCACAAGGAGATGCATTAGGACTATTGATCGAATATTATAAAACAGGAAGTTTACAAACCTGGGATGATTATAATGTGGCATGGACTGCAGCTACTGAAGGTAATATCGATTATATTAATAGTTTTATCGAAGTATATAACGATCCATTAGGATATAGAGGTTCTTATGAAACTATAATTCAGATTAAGGATTTTGACATGTCTAAAAAGATGTCTGTTTTATCTGAAAACGCACAGTGGTTTGAAGATAGTTCTCCATTGATGGAAGAACATAAGAAAAAGAATGTAGTAGGAGTTTCATACAAGGTTGTTGCAGTTGCAGGAGAAGCAGGAGATGCTTCGCCTAGTACTCCAATTGGTGTAAACCTTCCTAATGCAAATTGGATTAGAGCTGCTGTAGGTTCTAAGTCTGTGTCCTTGGGGAATATCATAGGTGCTTATAATAATGCTGGTGGTTCGGGTCGTTTAAAAGAATTTGTACATGATGATGAAGAATTTGAATTAGAAGAAAAATACGGACAATTAGCAGATAAGTTGCATACAGCATTACACGAAGTAGTAGGGCATGCATCTGGACAATTAAATCCGGGAGTAGGAGAAACTAAAGAAACATTAAAGAACTATGCTTCTACTATGGAAGAAGGTCGCGCTGATTTAGTAGGACTATACTATTTAATGGATCCAAAATTACAAGAACTAGGATTAGTAGAAGATTGGGAAAAAACTGGTAAAGCTGCTTATGATGGATATATTAGAAATGGATTAATGACACAATTGATTCGCTTAAATCTTGGTGATGATGTAGAAGAAGCACATATGCGTAATCGCCAGTGGGTGAGTGGATGGGCTTTTGAGCAAGGAAAGAAAGATAATGTAATCGAAAAAGTAACCAGAGAAGGAAAAACGTATTATAATATTAATGATTACAAAAAACTACATGATATTTTTGGACAGTTGCTAAAAGAGACACAACGTATCAAATCTGAAGGAGACTATAAAGCAGCTGAAGCTTTAGTAGAAGGATATGGTGTAAAAGTGGATCAAGCGATTCATGCTGAGGTTTTAAAGCGTAATGAACAATTTACTTCTGCTCCTTATAGTGGTTTTGTAAATCCTGTTTTAGTACCAGAAATGGATGAAAATGGTGAGATTACCAAAATTAATGTTACTCAGCCAGAAGGTTTTGTTACTCAGATGTTAGAATATAGTAAGAGTTATAACTTCTTACCTGAGGTGAATTAG
- a CDS encoding response regulator transcription factor: MITIAIAEDHQSLIDGVELLLRYEEEISIVGMANDGEELLSIVRRKQPKVVLTDIRMPKIDGIAATKIIKKEFPHTKVIVFSMFDQEEAVRQMIEAGASGYLLKNSPLEEVLTAIQQVAKGETYFDAAIDPSLFSKDAKQPSKKQLLSKSEREILKLIGQGKTSSEIAAIRFNSVSTVETHRKNIIRKLGLHGKGELLRYAIEKKYDF, from the coding sequence ATGATAACTATTGCCATTGCAGAAGACCACCAATCTCTTATCGATGGTGTAGAGCTTCTTCTTCGGTATGAAGAAGAAATTAGTATTGTTGGTATGGCTAATGATGGAGAAGAGCTACTCAGTATTGTGAGAAGAAAACAACCTAAAGTTGTACTCACCGATATCAGAATGCCTAAAATTGATGGTATCGCAGCTACCAAAATTATTAAAAAAGAATTTCCTCATACCAAGGTCATTGTCTTCTCTATGTTTGATCAAGAAGAAGCTGTTCGCCAAATGATTGAAGCAGGTGCATCCGGATATCTACTAAAAAACTCACCCCTGGAAGAAGTACTAACTGCCATACAACAAGTAGCAAAGGGAGAAACTTATTTTGATGCCGCTATTGACCCATCACTCTTTTCTAAAGATGCCAAACAACCATCTAAAAAACAGCTCTTATCAAAAAGTGAACGGGAAATCTTAAAACTTATCGGACAGGGAAAAACCTCATCAGAAATCGCCGCCATTCGTTTTAATTCGGTGTCTACCGTAGAAACCCATCGTAAAAATATCATACGCAAACTGGGCCTTCATGGCAAAGGAGAGTTATTGCGCTATGCTATTGAAAAAAAATATGATTTTTAG